One part of the Myxococcales bacterium genome encodes these proteins:
- a CDS encoding ISAzo13 family transposase: MKYKNGGRELSGKGDPVDVNVHDFVDDEKGRATPYGIYDLQKNEAWVSVSVSHDTGEFAVQSIRTWWSEMGAPRYPNATSLVITADGGGSNGYRLRLWKLELQKLVDDLRFPITVCHLLPGTSKWNKIEHRLYSFIPQNWRGKPLVTQ; this comes from the coding sequence GTGAAGTACAAGAATGGCGGCCGCGAGCTCAGCGGGAAGGGAGATCCGGTCGATGTCAACGTGCACGACTTCGTCGACGACGAAAAGGGACGCGCCACACCGTACGGCATCTACGACCTCCAGAAGAACGAGGCGTGGGTCAGCGTTAGCGTGAGCCACGACACGGGGGAATTCGCGGTGCAGAGCATCCGCACCTGGTGGAGCGAGATGGGCGCCCCGAGGTATCCAAACGCGACCTCGCTCGTGATCACGGCGGACGGAGGTGGAAGCAACGGCTATAGGCTGCGCCTATGGAAGCTCGAGCTACAAAAGCTCGTCGACGACCTGCGCTTCCCCATCACCGTCTGTCATCTGCTTCCGGGAACGAGCAAGTGGAACAAGATCGAGCACCGCTTGTATTCCTTCATCCCCCAGAACTGGCGCGGAAAGCCTCTGGTCACCCAATAA
- a CDS encoding PIN domain-containing protein: MAALVDTNVLVYRFDSRFPQKQATATAWLRQAIAEEGARIPHQALVEFVAVVTRSFAGAAPILSRAEATREVEELIAQFPILYPNEHVFLLALRGMATYQLSWFDAHMWAYGEHFGLSELWTEDFQHGRLYGSVRAVNPFI, encoded by the coding sequence GTGGCCGCGTTGGTTGATACCAACGTGCTCGTGTACCGCTTCGATTCGCGGTTTCCGCAAAAACAAGCCACCGCTACGGCATGGTTAAGACAAGCAATTGCCGAAGAGGGTGCGCGCATTCCCCATCAAGCGCTTGTGGAATTCGTAGCGGTTGTCACCCGAAGCTTTGCCGGCGCTGCGCCGATTCTGAGCCGCGCGGAGGCAACACGTGAAGTTGAAGAACTGATCGCCCAATTTCCAATTCTGTATCCGAACGAGCATGTGTTTCTGTTGGCGCTACGGGGCATGGCAACCTACCAGCTCAGTTGGTTCGACGCCCATATGTGGGCCTACGGCGAACACTTCGGCCTTTCAGAACTATGGACAGAAGACTTTCAGCATGGCCGTTTATACGGCTCTGTTCGCGCTGTGAACCCCTTCATTTGA
- the istA gene encoding IS21 family transposase, with the protein MPTERLPMRQVREILRQKWLLGRSHRDIARSLGISAGAVGETVRRAKEAGFTQFAEVDTLAASALERRLYPSSAEAERPRPDCAWIHRERRYPGVTLELLHLEYVQDNPNGYGYTRFCDMYRAWLKQRSYSMRQVHRGGEKTFVDYSGKKPCIWDPKTGERIDVELFVAVVGASNYTYAEATPTQRGPDWISSHCHAVQYFGGATEVVVCDQLRSGVTAPCRYEPGIQRTYEEWAEHYGTSVIPARPHHPKDKAKVETAVRVAQRWILARLRHEKHFSIVSLNERIWELLEDLNNRQMRIYKRSRREMFERLDKPMLRPLPERPFSYGEWKAVKVNIDYHVEVDGHYYSVPHQHVGEQVEARMSAFTVEVIRDGHRIASHARSFQRGRHTTVPEHMPAAHRKHMQWSPSRIANWAATIGPQTRLLVERILGDRPHPEQGYRSCLGILRLEKRYGASRLEAACARAVAVGARSYRHVDSILKNGLDASPLPSQENSSSAAPAAHSNIRGPNYYN; encoded by the coding sequence ATGCCTACGGAGCGACTACCAATGAGACAAGTCAGAGAAATCCTTCGACAGAAATGGCTGCTTGGGCGGAGCCATCGCGATATCGCCCGCAGCCTCGGAATCAGCGCGGGGGCGGTAGGCGAGACCGTTCGCCGTGCCAAGGAAGCAGGCTTCACACAGTTCGCGGAGGTGGACACGCTGGCAGCAAGCGCGCTTGAAAGGCGGCTGTACCCGTCCTCTGCTGAGGCAGAGAGGCCACGCCCCGACTGTGCGTGGATCCATCGCGAGCGGCGCTATCCTGGCGTGACGCTCGAGCTTCTGCACCTCGAGTATGTCCAGGACAACCCCAATGGCTACGGGTACACGCGGTTCTGCGACATGTATCGTGCGTGGCTCAAGCAGCGTAGCTACTCGATGCGGCAGGTTCACCGCGGCGGCGAGAAGACGTTCGTTGACTACTCCGGAAAGAAGCCTTGCATTTGGGATCCGAAGACGGGCGAGCGCATCGACGTTGAGCTCTTCGTGGCGGTTGTCGGAGCTTCCAACTACACGTACGCTGAGGCGACGCCCACACAACGGGGGCCCGATTGGATTTCGAGCCACTGCCACGCGGTCCAATACTTTGGCGGTGCCACCGAGGTTGTTGTGTGCGATCAGCTTCGCTCTGGCGTCACGGCCCCTTGCCGATACGAACCCGGCATCCAGCGGACCTACGAAGAGTGGGCAGAACATTACGGAACGTCAGTCATTCCTGCTCGTCCACACCATCCCAAGGACAAGGCCAAAGTCGAGACCGCCGTGCGCGTCGCACAGCGGTGGATCCTGGCGCGTCTGCGCCACGAGAAGCACTTCTCGATCGTATCGTTGAATGAGCGCATTTGGGAACTGCTTGAGGACCTGAACAACCGGCAGATGCGGATATACAAACGCAGCCGGCGCGAGATGTTCGAGCGGCTCGATAAACCGATGCTCCGACCGCTTCCCGAACGTCCGTTCTCCTACGGCGAGTGGAAGGCCGTCAAGGTGAACATCGATTACCACGTCGAGGTGGATGGTCACTATTACTCGGTTCCCCATCAGCATGTGGGGGAACAGGTCGAGGCTCGGATGTCGGCTTTCACGGTTGAGGTTATTCGCGACGGCCATCGCATCGCCTCGCACGCAAGGAGCTTCCAGCGCGGGCGCCACACCACCGTGCCCGAGCATATGCCGGCTGCGCACCGCAAACACATGCAGTGGTCTCCTTCGCGCATTGCGAACTGGGCGGCAACGATCGGACCACAGACGCGCCTTCTGGTGGAACGAATCCTCGGCGATCGGCCCCACCCGGAGCAGGGCTATCGATCCTGCCTTGGAATTCTGCGCCTGGAGAAGCGCTACGGCGCCTCAAGGCTGGAGGCCGCATGCGCGCGGGCCGTTGCCGTGGGCGCGCGGTCCTATCGCCATGTCGATTCGATCTTGAAAAACGGCTTGGATGCTTCGCCTTTGCCTTCGCAGGAAAACTCGTCAAGCGCAGCACCTGCTGCACATTCGAATATTCGCGGACCCAACTACTACAACTGA
- the istB gene encoding IS21-like element helper ATPase IstB, whose protein sequence is MLKEQTLDKLRSLRLDAFATTWTEQQKNTEIARLSFDERLGLLVDAECLARENKRLSRLLKEAKLRLSQACIEDIDYSPRREIDKATVRQLASCAWIQQHQNVIVTGMTGTGKTFLACALAQQACRKGFSAIYRRASRLFDELALARADGSYVRLLAKLARADVLVVDDWGLAPAREQERRDFLEVLEDRYGQRSTIMTSQLPPNSWYEHLNDQTMADAILDRLLHNSHRIVLKGPSRRKTTQEIPTE, encoded by the coding sequence ATGCTGAAGGAACAGACACTCGACAAGCTTCGCAGCCTACGTCTTGACGCTTTTGCCACGACGTGGACAGAGCAGCAGAAGAACACAGAAATCGCCAGACTGTCCTTCGACGAGAGGCTTGGATTGCTCGTCGATGCGGAATGCCTCGCGCGAGAAAACAAGCGGCTTTCGAGATTGCTGAAAGAAGCCAAGCTACGCCTGAGTCAAGCTTGCATCGAGGACATCGACTACTCACCACGCCGAGAGATCGACAAAGCCACCGTTCGTCAGCTGGCTTCCTGTGCTTGGATCCAGCAACACCAAAACGTGATCGTCACGGGAATGACTGGAACCGGAAAGACCTTTCTTGCCTGTGCGCTCGCCCAGCAGGCGTGCCGCAAGGGCTTCTCCGCCATCTACCGTCGAGCCTCTCGTCTCTTCGACGAACTGGCGCTCGCCCGAGCGGACGGCAGCTACGTGCGCCTTCTTGCAAAGCTCGCGCGCGCAGATGTCCTGGTGGTGGATGACTGGGGACTGGCACCCGCACGTGAGCAGGAGCGCAGGGACTTTCTCGAGGTCCTTGAGGACCGCTATGGCCAGCGGTCCACCATCATGACCAGCCAGCTCCCGCCCAACAGCTGGTACGAACATCTGAATGACCAAACCATGGCAGATGCCATCCTCGACCGCCTTCTTCACAACTCTCACCGCATCGTGCTAAAGGGTCCTTCGCGCAGAAAGACAACCCAGGAGATCCCGACCGAGTAA
- a CDS encoding ATP-binding protein, protein MYFTKHGRNLILVAPQGLGKTMIAKNVAHQAILHGHSVLSVTAAELLMDLSSQDSPRGLDRRLRHYAQPALLVCDELGYLSYDNRNADLLFQVVSRRYENKSILLTTNLPFSDWPSIFPNATCAIALIDRIIHHADIIPIEGDSFRRREAQGTSDARRQKRPDKP, encoded by the coding sequence TTGTACTTCACCAAACATGGTCGCAATCTCATCCTGGTGGCTCCGCAAGGACTCGGCAAAACCATGATAGCCAAAAACGTCGCTCATCAAGCCATTCTTCACGGCCACTCGGTCCTGTCGGTGACAGCCGCGGAGCTCCTCATGGACCTCAGCAGCCAGGACAGCCCTCGCGGTCTCGATCGCCGTCTACGCCACTACGCCCAACCGGCGCTGCTCGTGTGCGACGAGCTCGGCTATCTCTCCTACGACAATCGAAACGCCGACCTTCTCTTTCAAGTCGTCTCCCGTCGCTACGAGAACAAGAGCATTCTGCTCACGACCAATCTGCCATTTTCAGACTGGCCATCCATCTTCCCCAACGCCACCTGCGCCATCGCCCTTATCGATCGAATCATCCACCACGCCGACATTATCCCCATCGAGGGCGACAGCTTCAGGCGCCGCGAAGCCCAAGGCACCAGCGATGCTCGGAGGCAAAAACGCCCGGACAAGCCGTGA
- a CDS encoding nucleotidyl transferase AbiEii/AbiGii toxin family protein, with protein MWAMDLYAELTQLLGEMQRLKVDYALCGGIALAVHGVPRATQDIDILVPEDALDDLRQSARAAGYAFETEPLDFPSGVTIVRFTKVLADGQPLMLDALIAKGPLHKVWKQRQTLSFDGGTVTVVSREGLISLKLAAGRPQDLVDVQKLAEVNRG; from the coding sequence ATGTGGGCGATGGACCTTTATGCGGAGCTAACCCAGCTGCTGGGGGAAATGCAGCGGCTAAAAGTGGACTACGCACTGTGCGGCGGCATCGCGTTGGCGGTTCACGGTGTGCCCCGCGCGACCCAAGACATCGACATCCTTGTCCCGGAAGACGCGCTCGATGACTTGCGGCAAAGCGCCCGCGCCGCTGGATACGCTTTCGAGACCGAACCGCTCGATTTTCCAAGCGGCGTGACCATCGTGCGTTTCACCAAGGTCCTCGCCGACGGCCAACCGCTGATGCTTGATGCGCTTATTGCCAAGGGGCCGCTACACAAAGTGTGGAAGCAACGTCAGACCTTGAGTTTCGACGGCGGTACGGTGACCGTCGTCTCGCGCGAGGGGCTCATTTCACTGAAGCTTGCAGCAGGACGGCCTCAAGATCTGGTTGACGTTCAAAAACTCGCGGAGGTCAACCGTGGTTGA
- a CDS encoding AbrB/MazE/SpoVT family DNA-binding domain-containing protein, whose product MARVTSKLQVTVPKVIAEQFAIHPGDEIDWVPAGDGIRVVKRAPAQGKLAGSGANERLRLFDEATKRREQSPKSPASSGERAWTREELYDRGRVG is encoded by the coding sequence ATGGCTCGCGTTACGAGCAAACTCCAGGTAACAGTCCCCAAGGTTATTGCGGAGCAGTTCGCCATCCACCCTGGTGACGAAATTGATTGGGTTCCAGCGGGCGACGGCATTCGCGTCGTAAAGCGCGCGCCAGCTCAGGGTAAACTTGCGGGCTCCGGCGCGAATGAACGCTTGCGGCTCTTCGATGAAGCCACCAAGCGACGGGAACAATCGCCCAAGTCACCTGCATCGAGTGGCGAGCGCGCTTGGACAAGAGAGGAGCTGTACGATCGTGGCCGCGTTGGTTGA